Proteins encoded together in one Variovorax paradoxus window:
- a CDS encoding DUF2141 domain-containing protein: MNFSSLLHRRGTRALCAAALLAPLGAFAADLSLSVADGPAAEATLYVALYDSASAFAGSKSLAAQTVPLRAGTAQLRFIGLAPGRYALRVFADENGNGKLDTNPVGMPIERYGFSNDAKGNRGAPDFEAAALNVEADVQTVIHLR, from the coding sequence ATGAATTTTTCTTCTCTCCTGCACCGGCGCGGCACGCGTGCCCTGTGCGCCGCCGCACTCCTTGCGCCGCTGGGCGCCTTTGCCGCCGATCTGAGCCTGAGCGTGGCCGACGGGCCTGCGGCCGAAGCCACGCTCTACGTTGCGCTGTACGACAGTGCCTCGGCGTTCGCCGGCAGCAAGTCGCTGGCGGCGCAAACGGTGCCCCTGCGCGCCGGCACGGCCCAGCTCCGGTTCATTGGCCTGGCACCCGGCCGGTATGCGCTGCGCGTGTTTGCCGACGAAAACGGCAACGGCAAGCTCGACACCAACCCGGTGGGCATGCCGATCGAACGCTACGGCTTCTCGAACGACGCCAAGGGCAACCGCGGCGCGCCTGATTTCGAGGCCGCCGCGCTCAACGT